A genomic region of Catalinimonas niigatensis contains the following coding sequences:
- a CDS encoding PadR family transcriptional regulator produces MKGTNLGELQELVMLAVGVLYDDAYGVSIKDEIEKQTGRSMTLSTVHAALNRLEDKGFLISRMGGATEERGGRPKRLFRVTAYGKRALEESRMMRNRMWESIPRIAWDNI; encoded by the coding sequence ATGAAAGGAACAAACCTTGGCGAACTTCAGGAGCTCGTAATGCTGGCAGTGGGCGTACTGTATGACGATGCCTATGGGGTGAGCATCAAAGATGAGATAGAAAAACAGACGGGAAGGAGCATGACGCTCAGTACAGTGCATGCAGCCCTCAATCGCCTGGAAGATAAGGGATTTCTGATCTCCCGCATGGGAGGTGCTACCGAGGAAAGAGGCGGACGTCCGAAAAGACTATTTCGCGTGACGGCCTACGGAAAGCGAGCGCTGGAAGAGAGCCGTATGATGCGCAACCGCATGTGGGAAAGTATTCCAAGAATTGCCTGGGACAACATTTGA
- a CDS encoding substrate-binding domain-containing protein has protein sequence MHKQYHQHPTLTTHLKAVVMLICVPLLLFSCQPSLKDTIVIGFSQCVDDDDWRQTMYFEMQKELAFYPNVKLIYKNADASNEQQIEDIKALREAGIDILIVSPNEAQPITPIVEEVYRSGIPVIVVDRKISSDNYTAYVGADNYEIGNIAGAYAANLLPEGGKILEVTGLPGSTPAQDRHQGFVDALKNFPELRLMNAINGQWKEEVAREEIRQHLKKAQEADLIFAFNDMMARATHQVLDAAQTEDMPLLLGIDGLFGPRLGIEMVNNGILDATFLYPTGGDKAIELAVNILEGKPYDKENILQTTVIDQSNVKIIKSQAEKIYEQQQDIVNQQNAIQEQLAVYQNQRTLLYVVISSLVAAIVLGAYALYSLKEKLETNRQLKSKNEEILKQRNQIMQLAQETEEANQAKFRFFTDISHEFRTPITLILTSIEDILENESPGSALFHKDIHLIKRNATRLLRLVSQLLDFRRIEHGKMELKASSGDLVTFIQEIFSAFEGTAAKRNIDYQLVSIEPRLELWFDGSMLDKVFFNLLSNAFKFTADGGKIVVMIEQDTENRMARVLIKDNGRGMSQEHVAHAFERFYQGEQNSSMGTGLGLSLSRELIQMHHGAIRIDSEPGRGTSFEIKLPLGKAHLKEKERIERVSGSSSAQLRSIYEEEAYEKEEIFTEEKQPSHETSILVVEDNVELRKFLVSKLQAHYQVLHAADGDQGLSIAFDEVPDLIISDIMMPGTDGIRLAKILKTDLRTSHIPVILLTARDTTEQQVEGLQTGADAYIVKPFHTKYLMARIRQLLQSRELLRQHYLGKASVAEALEIPKGVNKLDNEFLDNFKAIVDQKLSDPELNVNEIAKEVGLSRVQLYRKVKALLDFSVNDYIKQLRLTKAKTLLLQQELSISEIAYEVGFSSPAYFSTVFKSEFQISPSEYIRSPSSAT, from the coding sequence ATGCATAAGCAATATCATCAACATCCTACCCTTACTACTCATCTGAAAGCAGTGGTGATGCTTATATGTGTGCCCCTGCTTCTTTTCTCCTGTCAGCCTTCCCTGAAAGATACGATTGTCATTGGTTTTTCGCAGTGTGTGGATGATGACGACTGGCGACAGACCATGTATTTTGAGATGCAAAAAGAGCTGGCATTTTATCCCAATGTAAAACTTATCTACAAAAATGCCGATGCCAGCAATGAGCAGCAAATTGAAGATATCAAAGCACTAAGAGAAGCTGGTATAGATATCTTGATCGTATCGCCCAATGAAGCCCAACCCATTACGCCCATTGTAGAAGAAGTGTATCGTTCGGGAATTCCAGTCATCGTGGTGGACCGTAAGATTTCCTCTGACAATTACACGGCCTATGTGGGCGCTGATAATTATGAGATTGGCAATATCGCCGGTGCCTATGCCGCTAATTTACTGCCCGAAGGAGGTAAAATTCTGGAAGTTACCGGACTGCCAGGTTCCACGCCCGCTCAGGACAGGCACCAGGGCTTTGTAGATGCCCTGAAAAATTTTCCGGAACTGAGGCTGATGAACGCCATCAACGGGCAATGGAAAGAAGAAGTGGCTAGAGAGGAAATCCGGCAGCACCTCAAGAAAGCTCAGGAGGCAGATCTGATCTTTGCTTTTAACGATATGATGGCGAGGGCCACGCATCAGGTACTGGATGCTGCTCAGACAGAAGATATGCCTCTCTTACTGGGTATTGATGGACTTTTTGGTCCACGACTAGGCATTGAAATGGTCAACAATGGGATACTGGATGCGACTTTCCTTTACCCCACCGGCGGTGATAAAGCCATAGAACTGGCTGTCAATATCCTGGAGGGCAAGCCTTATGACAAGGAGAACATTCTCCAAACCACAGTCATTGACCAGTCCAATGTCAAGATCATCAAATCGCAGGCAGAGAAGATCTACGAACAGCAACAGGATATTGTCAATCAACAGAACGCCATACAGGAACAGCTGGCAGTGTATCAGAACCAGCGTACTTTGCTTTATGTCGTCATCAGTAGTCTGGTGGCAGCCATTGTGCTGGGAGCTTATGCCCTGTATTCGCTGAAAGAAAAACTAGAAACCAACCGCCAGTTGAAAAGCAAAAATGAAGAGATTTTGAAGCAGCGCAACCAGATCATGCAACTGGCCCAGGAGACAGAAGAGGCTAATCAGGCAAAATTCCGCTTCTTTACAGATATTTCTCATGAGTTCCGGACTCCGATTACGCTTATTCTTACCTCTATTGAGGATATTTTGGAAAATGAATCTCCTGGCAGCGCACTATTCCACAAAGATATTCATCTCATCAAAAGAAATGCAACCCGGCTGCTACGGCTGGTTAGTCAGTTGCTGGATTTCCGGCGGATTGAGCATGGCAAAATGGAACTCAAAGCTTCCTCTGGCGACCTGGTTACTTTTATTCAGGAAATTTTCTCCGCTTTTGAGGGTACTGCGGCCAAAAGGAATATTGATTATCAGCTGGTCAGTATAGAACCCAGGCTGGAATTGTGGTTTGATGGCTCCATGCTGGATAAGGTTTTCTTCAACCTGCTATCCAATGCCTTTAAATTTACTGCGGATGGAGGCAAAATAGTAGTGATGATTGAGCAGGATACTGAAAACCGCATGGCAAGAGTACTGATCAAAGATAATGGCAGGGGAATGTCGCAGGAACATGTGGCCCACGCTTTTGAAAGGTTCTACCAGGGAGAGCAAAACAGTAGCATGGGTACCGGCTTAGGACTTTCGCTTTCACGCGAATTGATTCAGATGCATCACGGGGCTATCAGGATTGACAGCGAACCGGGCAGAGGGACTAGCTTTGAAATCAAGCTGCCTTTGGGCAAAGCGCATCTGAAAGAGAAAGAGCGTATTGAGAGGGTAAGCGGAAGCTCGTCTGCTCAGCTAAGAAGCATTTACGAAGAAGAGGCCTATGAGAAAGAAGAAATATTTACTGAAGAAAAGCAGCCTTCTCATGAAACCAGTATTCTGGTAGTGGAGGATAATGTCGAGCTTCGTAAATTTCTGGTATCCAAATTACAAGCTCATTACCAGGTACTGCATGCTGCCGACGGAGATCAGGGCCTTAGTATAGCCTTTGATGAGGTGCCCGACCTGATTATCAGTGACATCATGATGCCGGGAACCGATGGCATCAGACTTGCCAAAATACTCAAAACAGACCTCAGAACTTCTCATATCCCGGTGATCTTACTCACAGCCCGAGATACTACTGAGCAGCAGGTGGAAGGTTTACAAACCGGAGCGGATGCCTACATCGTCAAGCCTTTTCATACCAAATACCTGATGGCCCGTATCCGTCAACTGCTGCAAAGCAGGGAATTACTGCGTCAGCACTATTTGGGTAAAGCCTCCGTAGCAGAGGCATTAGAAATCCCCAAAGGTGTCAATAAGCTTGATAATGAGTTTCTTGATAATTTTAAAGCTATTGTAGATCAAAAGCTCAGCGATCCTGAACTGAATGTCAATGAAATTGCCAAAGAGGTAGGATTATCCCGTGTGCAATTGTACCGAAAAGTAAAGGCACTGTTGGATTTTAGTGTGAACGATTACATCAAACAACTTCGCCTCACCAAAGCCAAAACACTGCTCCTGCAACAGGAGTTGAGTATCTCCGAAATCGCTTATGAAGTGGGCTTTTCTTCACCTGCTTATTTCTCTACAGTTTTCAAAAGTGAATTTCAAATCTCCCCTTCCGAATATATCCGCAGCCCCAGCTCTGCCACTTAA
- a CDS encoding sugar porter family MFS transporter, translated as MIKNGHILFWSITVALGGFLFGFDTAVISGAEQTIQTVWQLSSVQHGLTVSIALIGTVIGALFGGIPSDALGRKKTLFWIAVLYLVSALGSALATDWYLFLFFRFIGGLGVGASSVAAPMYISEISPPKSRGRLVALFQFNVVFGILIAYFSNYLIGTIMQQSWRWMLGVEAIPALIFLILVLFVPESPRWLITKKGNLADALKTLKISNPEGAVAEMKSIQNSAEIDRAATKVPFFSSRYSFPITLAILFAMFNQLSGINAIIYYAPRIFVMTGLGTEASLLSTAGIGITNFAATLLAMNFIDRVGRRKLMLIGSVGLIITLGMVSYSFFTESFGGMWVPIYLFLYIAFFAFSQGAVIWVFISEIFPNRVRAYGQCLGSFTHWLMAAVIAFVFPIITDALGGGITFLLFSGMMVLQLIFVIKMMPETNGKSLEEMETSLHYEKV; from the coding sequence ATGATAAAAAACGGGCACATCCTTTTCTGGTCAATTACTGTCGCATTAGGTGGATTTCTCTTTGGTTTTGATACAGCCGTAATCTCCGGAGCAGAACAGACCATACAGACAGTCTGGCAACTTAGTAGTGTACAGCATGGTCTCACCGTTTCTATTGCCCTTATAGGTACAGTAATCGGAGCCCTGTTTGGCGGTATCCCTTCGGATGCATTGGGAAGAAAGAAAACTCTGTTCTGGATAGCCGTCCTTTATCTGGTCTCTGCTTTAGGCTCAGCATTGGCTACCGACTGGTATCTCTTCCTGTTTTTCAGATTTATCGGTGGTTTAGGCGTGGGCGCTTCTTCGGTAGCTGCGCCCATGTATATTTCAGAAATCTCACCGCCCAAATCAAGAGGCAGACTGGTCGCTCTTTTTCAGTTCAATGTAGTTTTCGGTATCCTGATCGCCTACTTCTCCAATTACCTCATTGGCACCATCATGCAACAGTCATGGCGATGGATGCTGGGAGTGGAAGCCATTCCGGCACTCATCTTCCTTATCCTGGTACTGTTCGTGCCGGAGAGTCCCCGCTGGCTGATCACCAAAAAAGGAAATCTGGCAGATGCCCTGAAAACCCTTAAGATCAGCAATCCTGAGGGTGCAGTTGCAGAGATGAAATCTATCCAAAATTCAGCCGAGATAGACAGAGCGGCTACCAAAGTGCCATTCTTTTCCAGCCGATACAGCTTCCCCATTACGCTGGCCATACTTTTTGCCATGTTCAACCAGCTATCGGGGATCAATGCCATTATCTACTATGCTCCCCGTATTTTTGTGATGACAGGTTTGGGCACGGAGGCTTCCTTACTTTCTACGGCCGGGATCGGGATTACCAACTTTGCCGCAACCCTATTAGCCATGAACTTCATAGACCGGGTAGGCAGACGTAAACTCATGCTCATCGGTTCAGTAGGGCTGATCATCACTTTGGGAATGGTTTCCTATTCTTTTTTCACTGAGTCTTTTGGAGGTATGTGGGTACCCATCTATCTCTTTTTATACATCGCCTTCTTCGCCTTTTCGCAAGGCGCAGTGATCTGGGTATTCATTTCTGAGATCTTCCCAAACCGCGTGAGGGCTTACGGCCAATGCCTGGGAAGCTTTACCCACTGGCTGATGGCCGCTGTAATCGCCTTTGTTTTTCCGATCATCACCGATGCATTGGGAGGAGGAATCACTTTCCTGCTGTTTAGCGGTATGATGGTATTACAGCTCATTTTTGTCATCAAAATGATGCCTGAGACCAATGGCAAATCTTTAGAAGAAATGGAAACCAGCCTGCACTATGAAAAAGTATAG
- a CDS encoding carbohydrate kinase family protein translates to MKKYSHKKSVLCYGEMLYDIFPDGRLPGGAPMNVALHLYQHQIPTHFVSRVGEDEEGASLLKYLNERGLSIQWIQKDAKHPSGKVYADVSKSEDVSYEIVYPSAWDFIETTDALKDAAKSSEIFLYGSLAARGETSRATLLELLSLAKTKVFDVNLRKPFYDAELIRILLEQADFVKLNEEELSLLAQWYLNKKASEVHEDDIFHLAEEFSLDTVCVTQGSKGASLLSDGILHFQKGYQVTVADTVGSGDAFLGAFLSQMLHNKSPKECLQYGCAVGAYVASQKGATPQVNTQIIKDFFR, encoded by the coding sequence ATGAAAAAGTATAGTCACAAAAAATCTGTGCTCTGCTACGGAGAGATGCTCTATGATATCTTCCCCGATGGCAGACTGCCCGGTGGTGCGCCCATGAACGTAGCCCTCCACCTGTATCAGCATCAGATTCCTACCCATTTTGTCTCCCGGGTAGGCGAAGATGAAGAAGGAGCGTCATTGCTCAAGTACCTCAACGAAAGAGGTCTTTCTATCCAGTGGATACAAAAAGACGCCAAACATCCCAGCGGAAAAGTGTATGCCGATGTCAGTAAGTCGGAAGATGTGAGTTATGAAATCGTCTACCCCTCTGCCTGGGATTTTATAGAAACCACCGATGCCCTGAAAGATGCAGCCAAATCTTCGGAAATATTTCTGTACGGCAGTCTGGCTGCCCGGGGCGAAACCTCAAGGGCGACTCTACTGGAACTGCTCTCTCTGGCCAAAACCAAAGTATTTGATGTCAATTTGCGCAAGCCTTTTTATGATGCTGAACTGATCCGAATCCTTCTGGAACAGGCTGACTTTGTAAAGCTCAATGAAGAAGAGTTGTCTCTTCTGGCGCAGTGGTATCTGAATAAAAAAGCCTCGGAAGTACACGAAGATGATATTTTTCATCTGGCAGAAGAATTTAGCCTGGATACTGTCTGCGTCACCCAGGGTAGTAAAGGAGCCAGTTTGCTAAGCGATGGTATACTCCATTTCCAGAAAGGTTATCAGGTGACAGTAGCCGATACAGTAGGCAGCGGCGATGCTTTTCTGGGTGCTTTTCTCAGCCAGATGCTGCATAACAAGAGCCCGAAGGAGTGTCTGCAATACGGTTGTGCCGTTGGCGCTTATGTAGCTTCCCAGAAAGGAGCCACGCCTCAGGTGAATACTCAAATTATTAAAGATTTTTTCAGATAA
- a CDS encoding SusC/RagA family TonB-linked outer membrane protein: MKKQALHKVLQKYGGLMVLCILFSFSQSRAQTTTVSGTVTDENNEGLPGVNVLIKGSSQGTVTDITGQYSLGGVSSGDSLLFTSVGYASQTIAVGNQTTIDVNLQEDVQSLQEVVVVGYTAERKVDLTGAVAVVELEPLKGQSMSSGNPAQALQGRVPGLYIERSGDPTGTNQQILIRGANTLGDNNPLYIIDGVPTTRPEVFASLNPSVIESVQVLKDASAASIYGSRASNGVLIVSTRNRVKGGNNKLSVQFNSNISALSERQQRYEMLDAVGRGRALWQASVNDRTDPVGGYGEIYDFDWNGDYDNPVLNSVTVQPFVGGNQNVPAGDTDWQDVMYETGYVYNNDLTVSGGTENAFLLANIGYLKNTGTLAYTNYDRYTAKLNSNFNLFDNVVNFGVNTQFSSSNETLASPDVGSALTPGLAVTLAPTIPVYTSDGDFAGPLGSGYSDRNNPLLMQYINRWDNTHRNSFLGNVFAQIGIAEGLNFRSSLGVDYNEISVKNIEPRVSNGFISRTINSLQHRDNTYLSLTFSNTLTYHLELGEHNFDFLAGIEAVKTDLTFLTASAQEFAVETEDFFVLNAATGLRNNTGDLTGSRLQSQFGKISYRFQDKYLASATIRRDGSSRFGANNRYGIFPAATVGWRIDQEGFMDDIEILTQLKLRAGYGQVGNQSIGDLSRFGLFAPRYGLSQEQVRQTGFFFDQFYNVGTAYDLAGNNTGTLPSGFVSIQGANPDLKWETTTEFNIGVDFGLFTQKLQGSFDYFTRETTDILITPPVASAAGEGVLRTLNGATVENQGWELALGYTDELDNGLSYTISTNFSSFRDEITVLPEEVRTGFAGNAEQDILGESQFSIFGFRTDGLFQNEAEVDAHATQVGAAPGRIRYVDLNEDGVVNALDQEYFGTTLPKLEYALSINLAYRGFDLSLFGSGVSGRRGFDNYIFLNEFIRGRDNVGPGTLNAWTPQNPNSSIPALTLSDGNNETRTSDYLFVNNSYFKLRNLSIGYSLSDGTLENLGPVSNLRLYLQAENLFWFKSSEFGGPDPERRDINAIPVPSVYSIGLNVSL, translated from the coding sequence ATGAAAAAGCAAGCTTTACACAAAGTACTGCAAAAGTACGGAGGCCTGATGGTCCTTTGCATACTTTTCAGTTTTAGTCAAAGCCGGGCGCAGACTACTACGGTTTCCGGCACCGTAACCGATGAAAATAACGAAGGACTCCCCGGCGTCAATGTATTGATCAAAGGTAGCAGTCAGGGTACAGTTACCGACATTACGGGGCAGTACAGCCTGGGAGGAGTATCTTCCGGTGATTCCCTCTTATTTACTTCTGTAGGTTATGCTTCTCAAACCATAGCCGTAGGCAACCAAACGACCATTGACGTTAACCTACAGGAAGATGTGCAGTCGCTACAGGAAGTAGTCGTAGTAGGTTATACCGCGGAGAGAAAAGTGGACCTTACAGGTGCAGTGGCAGTGGTAGAACTGGAACCCCTCAAAGGACAAAGTATGAGTTCGGGTAACCCGGCGCAGGCCTTACAGGGTCGCGTTCCAGGATTGTATATTGAGCGTTCCGGTGATCCTACCGGTACCAACCAGCAGATCCTGATCCGCGGTGCCAATACCTTAGGGGATAATAATCCTTTGTACATCATTGACGGAGTACCTACTACCCGCCCGGAAGTTTTTGCCAGCCTGAACCCCAGCGTCATTGAGTCGGTGCAGGTGCTGAAAGATGCTTCCGCTGCTTCTATCTACGGTTCCCGTGCTTCCAATGGGGTACTGATCGTCTCTACCCGAAATAGAGTAAAAGGCGGAAACAACAAATTGAGCGTGCAGTTCAACTCTAACATTTCTGCATTGTCGGAAAGACAGCAGCGCTATGAGATGCTGGATGCGGTAGGCAGAGGAAGGGCGCTCTGGCAGGCATCTGTCAACGACCGTACTGACCCAGTCGGTGGCTATGGTGAAATCTATGATTTTGACTGGAACGGTGACTATGATAACCCTGTGCTCAACAGTGTTACTGTGCAACCATTTGTTGGCGGCAATCAGAATGTACCCGCCGGAGATACCGACTGGCAGGATGTGATGTACGAAACCGGCTATGTATACAACAATGATTTAACGGTTTCCGGAGGCACAGAAAATGCCTTTTTGCTGGCCAACATTGGCTATCTGAAAAATACCGGAACGCTGGCTTATACCAATTACGATCGCTACACCGCCAAGCTCAACTCCAACTTCAACCTGTTTGACAATGTGGTCAACTTTGGCGTAAACACCCAGTTTTCTTCTTCCAACGAGACGCTGGCATCACCTGATGTGGGTTCTGCCCTGACCCCGGGCCTGGCAGTAACTTTGGCGCCTACCATTCCGGTATACACCTCTGACGGAGATTTTGCCGGGCCTTTGGGTTCAGGCTATTCAGACCGGAATAACCCATTGCTGATGCAATACATCAACCGCTGGGACAATACCCATCGCAATTCTTTCCTGGGAAATGTATTCGCTCAGATTGGTATCGCCGAAGGGCTGAACTTCAGAAGCAGCCTGGGAGTAGATTATAATGAGATAAGCGTTAAAAACATTGAGCCACGGGTATCCAATGGATTTATCTCCAGAACGATTAACAGTTTACAGCATCGGGATAACACCTACCTTAGCCTTACTTTCTCCAATACCCTTACTTATCATCTGGAATTGGGTGAGCATAATTTTGATTTCCTGGCAGGAATAGAAGCGGTCAAAACAGACCTGACTTTCCTGACTGCCAGCGCCCAGGAGTTTGCTGTAGAGACTGAAGACTTCTTCGTGCTGAACGCTGCGACTGGCTTACGCAACAATACCGGAGACCTTACCGGAAGCCGTCTGCAATCCCAGTTTGGTAAAATCAGTTACCGCTTTCAGGACAAATACTTAGCCTCGGCAACCATCAGAAGAGATGGCTCTTCAAGGTTTGGAGCCAACAACCGCTACGGTATTTTTCCGGCAGCTACGGTAGGTTGGAGAATTGATCAGGAAGGTTTTATGGATGATATAGAAATACTTACTCAACTTAAGCTTAGAGCAGGCTACGGGCAGGTGGGAAATCAATCCATCGGTGACTTATCTCGTTTTGGCCTCTTTGCTCCCCGTTATGGCCTAAGCCAGGAGCAGGTGCGTCAAACAGGCTTCTTCTTTGATCAGTTTTACAATGTAGGTACCGCCTACGACCTGGCAGGAAATAATACCGGTACGCTGCCCTCTGGCTTTGTTTCCATACAGGGAGCGAATCCTGACCTGAAATGGGAAACGACTACTGAGTTTAACATCGGCGTTGACTTTGGACTTTTTACCCAAAAGCTGCAAGGTTCATTTGACTATTTCACCCGTGAAACTACCGACATCCTGATCACCCCTCCGGTCGCTTCTGCTGCCGGTGAAGGTGTGCTGAGAACACTCAATGGCGCAACGGTAGAAAATCAGGGCTGGGAATTGGCTTTGGGTTATACTGATGAACTGGACAATGGCCTGAGCTATACTATCTCTACCAACTTCAGCAGTTTCCGCGATGAAATCACTGTGTTGCCGGAAGAGGTACGTACGGGTTTTGCCGGAAATGCCGAGCAGGATATTTTGGGAGAATCCCAGTTTAGTATATTTGGATTCAGAACTGACGGTCTGTTCCAGAACGAGGCCGAAGTAGATGCGCATGCCACACAGGTAGGTGCTGCTCCCGGCAGAATTCGCTATGTGGATCTGAACGAAGACGGAGTTGTGAATGCGTTGGACCAGGAATATTTTGGTACAACCTTACCTAAACTGGAATATGCATTGAGCATCAACCTGGCTTATCGTGGTTTTGACCTCTCCTTGTTTGGCTCAGGCGTATCCGGTCGCAGAGGCTTTGACAATTATATCTTTCTCAATGAGTTTATCCGTGGCAGAGACAATGTAGGTCCCGGTACGTTGAATGCCTGGACACCGCAGAATCCCAATTCCAGCATTCCTGCACTGACACTTTCCGACGGAAACAATGAGACCAGGACTTCCGACTATCTGTTTGTGAACAACTCTTACTTCAAGCTAAGAAACTTATCCATAGGCTATAGCTTATCCGACGGAACGTTAGAAAATCTTGGTCCGGTAAGCAATCTGAGATTATACCTACAGGCTGAAAATCTGTTCTGGTTCAAGAGCAGCGAGTTTGGCGGACCTGACCCTGAACGCAGGGATATCAATGCCATCCCTGTGCCTTCAGTATACTCTATAGGCCTGAACGTTAGCTTATAA
- a CDS encoding RagB/SusD family nutrient uptake outer membrane protein, translating into MKLNILYIFVVASTLLLSCKDDFLEYEPKGVLSSENVAAPENIEGLVTAAYAGIANDEMIGPITSSWVYGSVRSDDAYKAGGGVSDVIDIHFLEQYNLVQPQTGDDWMGPLTFTNHYKAISRTNFALNAISESEDFDLKATRTGELRFLRGHSYFMLKQLFKYVPYIDETMSPEEILETSNREYTNDELWNKIGEDFQFAIDNLPETQPEVGRANQLAAKAYLAKVRLYQAYEQNENHQVTNINPARLEEVVSLTQDVINSSRYSLQADFAENFLNGYDNGPESIFAAQFSIADGTTTGRVSFVTGLNSPHGAPEYGCCGFHYASQNMVNAFKTDENGLPMFDTFNEEDMIEPEDFQANGVDPRLDHTVGVPGHPFKYNPDFLYQESWARDPGVYGFFGNMKEQQLADCACFLKQGPFIGTSKNIDFIRYADVLLMQAEALIELGRQNEALPLINQVRARAAASTGRLQNAEGNNPSNYRIEEYVDGVNINWTQENAREALRWERRLEFAMESPRFFDLVRWGIAEPVLNAYLAEERTKRDYLTNAEFTAGRDEYLPIPQREIDFTKGLYEQNPGY; encoded by the coding sequence ATGAAACTCAATATCCTATATATATTCGTGGTAGCCTCTACACTACTGCTGTCCTGCAAGGATGACTTTCTGGAATACGAACCCAAAGGCGTACTGTCTTCTGAAAATGTGGCTGCGCCTGAGAACATAGAGGGTTTGGTCACGGCTGCCTACGCAGGCATTGCCAATGATGAGATGATCGGACCCATCACCAGTAGCTGGGTTTATGGCAGTGTCAGATCAGACGATGCTTACAAAGCCGGAGGCGGTGTTTCCGATGTGATCGACATCCACTTTCTGGAACAGTACAACCTGGTACAGCCGCAAACCGGAGACGACTGGATGGGTCCACTGACATTTACCAATCACTACAAGGCCATTTCAAGAACCAATTTTGCCCTGAATGCCATCAGTGAGTCAGAGGATTTTGACCTGAAAGCTACACGTACGGGTGAATTACGCTTTCTCAGAGGCCACTCTTACTTCATGCTCAAGCAGCTTTTCAAGTACGTTCCCTATATTGACGAAACCATGTCACCGGAGGAGATTCTGGAAACTTCTAATCGTGAATATACCAATGATGAGTTGTGGAATAAGATTGGCGAAGATTTTCAGTTTGCCATTGACAATCTGCCGGAAACTCAGCCAGAAGTGGGCAGAGCCAACCAGTTGGCGGCCAAAGCTTATCTGGCAAAAGTTCGTCTGTATCAGGCCTATGAGCAAAACGAAAACCATCAGGTGACCAACATCAATCCTGCCCGTCTGGAAGAAGTCGTTTCGCTGACTCAGGATGTCATCAACTCCAGTCGGTATAGTTTACAAGCTGATTTTGCTGAAAACTTCCTGAATGGCTATGACAATGGTCCTGAGTCTATTTTTGCAGCACAGTTTTCAATCGCTGACGGTACCACTACCGGTCGTGTGTCTTTTGTCACTGGCCTGAATTCTCCACACGGTGCACCGGAATATGGCTGCTGCGGATTCCACTATGCCAGCCAGAATATGGTGAATGCCTTCAAGACTGATGAAAATGGATTACCCATGTTTGATACTTTTAATGAGGAAGACATGATTGAGCCTGAGGACTTCCAGGCCAATGGGGTTGATCCTCGCCTGGACCATACGGTAGGTGTGCCGGGTCATCCCTTCAAGTACAATCCTGATTTTCTTTATCAGGAAAGCTGGGCCAGAGACCCGGGAGTATACGGCTTCTTCGGCAACATGAAAGAGCAGCAGTTGGCAGATTGTGCCTGTTTCCTTAAGCAGGGACCTTTTATCGGTACTTCCAAAAACATAGATTTTATCCGCTATGCCGATGTATTGCTGATGCAGGCCGAGGCACTGATAGAACTGGGCAGACAAAACGAAGCTTTGCCACTCATCAACCAGGTGAGAGCCAGAGCAGCGGCCAGTACGGGCAGGCTGCAAAATGCAGAAGGTAATAATCCTTCTAACTACCGCATTGAAGAATATGTAGATGGTGTGAACATCAACTGGACACAGGAGAATGCCCGGGAAGCTCTGCGCTGGGAACGTCGTCTGGAGTTTGCCATGGAAAGTCCACGCTTCTTTGACCTGGTGCGCTGGGGTATTGCGGAGCCTGTACTCAATGCCTATCTGGCCGAAGAAAGAACCAAGCGAGATTATCTCACCAATGCGGAGTTTACTGCGGGAAGAGATGAATACTTACCGATTCCCCAGCGGGAAATAGATTTTACCAAGGGTCTGTACGAGCAAAATCCTGGTTATTAA